One window of the Zea mays cultivar B73 chromosome 3, Zm-B73-REFERENCE-NAM-5.0, whole genome shotgun sequence genome contains the following:
- the LOC103650965 gene encoding RING-H2 finger protein ATL72, which translates to MSVEQLHARKLLSHAAAAAAASSAGPPATEAQVPAAHAHAAAPFSSLNTMVITALSLLLCGLVVVLAVHAVVRCAFRVTRRVCYGQDEESPGGGGGGGADASAAAASFSCQAGPRRKRGPRTGLPPWILYSREVELTGCGAAECAICLTEFVRGDRVRALPHCNHGFHVRCIDRWLAARQTCPTCRRAPFAAKPSLSLPDSAEAPESVQLQARVESGAGQHETQ; encoded by the coding sequence ATGAGCGTCGAACAGCTGCACGCAAGGAAGCTCCTGtcgcacgccgccgccgccgcggctgcCTCGTCGGCGGGACCGCCAGCGACGGAGGCGCAGGTGCCTGCCGCGCACGCTCACGCAGCAGCGCCCTTCAGCTCCCTGAACACGATGGTGATCACTGCGCTGTCGCTGCTCCTGTGCGGGCTGGTGGTCGTGCTCGCGGTGCACGCGGTCGTCCGGTGCGCGTTCCGCGTCACGCGCCGCGTGTGCTACGGGCAGGACGAGGAgtcccccggcggcggcggcggcggcggcgccgatgCATCGGCGGCCGCGGCCTCCTTCTCCTGCCAGGCCGGTCCCAGGAGGAAGCGTGGGCCGCGAACCGGGCTGCCCCCGTGGATACTCTACTCCCGCGAGGTCGAGCTCACGGGGTGCGGCGCGGCGGAATGCGCCATCTGCCTCACGGAGTTCGTGCGGGGTGACCGCGTACGCGCGCTGCCGCACTGCAACCACGGCTTCCACGTGCGGTGCATCGACCGCTGGCTCGCCGCGCGGCAGACGTGCCCCACGTGCAGGCGGGCGCCGTTCGCCGCTAAACCCTCGCTCTCGCTGCCGGACAGCGCGGAGGCACCGGAGTCCGTGCAGCTTCAGGCGCGCGTTGAATCCGGGGCCGGGCAGCACGAGACTCAATAG